Within Dermacentor variabilis isolate Ectoservices chromosome 8, ASM5094787v1, whole genome shotgun sequence, the genomic segment TTTTAGTTAGCTAACACGATTGGTTAGCTTCTATCAGTTTTTAAATGACGCACAAGACGCAGATCCGTTGCACTGTGGGCAATTAAGTGCTCATCTACAGCCAGGCGAAACAATAGTTTTCCAATTAGCTTGATCCACAATTAACCTTCTTTATTTGCTTAAAGAGCTGAATACCAAATAATTGATAATGGTGATGACATATATCTTGTGTTGGTTTGAAACTGCTGCGCTTGCATTAGAAACATTGCTCTTTCATCATAAATATCACTGCACCATATATTCAAGAGCAGGTTCAGCACGTtcctttaaaaacaaaaaaagataagATAAGACGGTTAAATATACCGAGCAGGGTCGTGCCTAATTTTTACACCAGGTGACGGGATAACGGTGATGGTTAACGGTGACGGTCGGAGAAATGTCGAGGATCTGTTCCTTTCTGGGCCGCAACATTTTTCTGTTAGTTACCTAAGAGCCACTGAACCCTGTAAAGCTGTCGCGAGATTCCTCCAGCGTGAGATGAATTCAAATCTTCCGCGGCGGCAACAGCACCACCATGCAACACCAGCACGCTTATGCGTAAATTGTGACGCTATTTATGTCTGTGGTTaaaatttttaaatttttatgGTAACTATTTATACCGTGACTTCATTTGGAAATTATCTTTTTAACGTAAGTATAACCTGGCAATTACTGTCACCTAGCGGTCAAGTTACAAACTGGCCCTCTGTGATGTCTTCGTGCGCTTGATACGACAGTGCTGCCAGATTATACAGGCCGCTCCACTTCCTcgtcgtgtgtgtatgtgcgtgcgtgcaaaAAAATACGACAAGTTTGTTGGGTCCTGTCAAGTTTTAGAAGCGCCGACACAATGCCCGCCGAAGTCGAAAAAGCGCCGGGGGACCAGGCCAGCGAAACCAAGCCCGCAGAGGAGCCTCCCAAGACCGTACTGACCCTCGAAAGTATCCTTGAACGCCGGCTTTCCCGACGTGACGGGCGTCGAACCAGGGAAACCTCAACGTGGCACGGAATTCGCGGCTTAAATCTGGAGATTGCATGCCAGCGATAACGTTGGATTGGTGCTCTCCCATCGCCGTCTTTTCGCGAGCTCGCTGGGTCGAGGTGGTTTAGAAACCGACCTCTGAAACTTGCACGTCGAACGGCGCGTGCTTTCGCCGGGCTGTACAGGCCATATGTTACCGCTGTGATAAATTACCCGGCGTGAATGCAGTTTCGGATAAAGGGTATCACCTCCCGATGCCTTCGCTGTACGACCCCAGAACGCAGCCAATTCGGCGCCTTTACCGTTTTCGGTCGCAGACTCGGGCATCCGCAGACGTGCGAATGGATCGATTGTGTTCCATGTTGCTTCTGAAAACAAGCTACAACGCGATAAATTTGCACTTGGAGGTTTTCACAGCTCCACgttaaaaaaagtttttttttacaccAGATATAATTCCGCGACTACACCTTTCGCAGTAACCGGCATGCAAATATCGAGTCACCGTCGATATCGTCTTCTCAGAGTTATTTGCCAGAGGTTTCACCTTGTAGCAATCGTACTTACTTTACGCCGACGGCAAGTATGCACTGTTGGCACCGTGCCagcagttttgtttttttttcttgactttAGCTCACAACTTCATTTTACGAAGCCGAAGCATGTGTCAAACCTCCCTCGTGAACGAACCTCACGATAATAGCTCTTCCCGTACAACTTTCGTCCCTCAACAGCGACTTCTGCACAGTTTCTGGTGTCCGTGAGGTTACAGGGACAGCAGATGCTGCATGTCAGATTGTCGCACTGTTACTGTAGTGCCAAAACTgttcatgcaatatatatatttaaaaaaaaaaagttgtaatgATACTTTGTGAGCCTTGCTCCACACAATAAGAAACTGCTCACGGACTTTGCCTGGTGCTCTTGGTTCATCGGAGACATACGTCACTCTTTCAACAGTGGAAGCAACTACCCTGGCTAGTGCTTGCTCTGCCATATACACCATCTGGAAGCTACGTATTGTGTAGTTCCAGCTTCACTCACTATCTCTTAATGTCTCACATGCATGCAcctatttttaatattttttttgctttcatatGTTACCTTAATCTCCCAAACATGCGGTTCCTCGTACTGGGTCTTGTTGCAAAGTATTTAGCCTTATGGGGAATAGGACATCTCTGTGTCAACACAATGTTTGCTGTTGCTATGCTGTTAGATGCTCCATAGTGGCGACTGGAGCAATGAGAGAATAGACAAGTAGTATTGCCTTGAAAACTTGAGAAATGCAACTTTCCTTAGCCTTTGTTTCGCAGTCCTACAGATAATAAAGGATGCTCAGCAGAAGCATGGGCTCAGGCATGGAGACTACCAGCGTTACAGGTACTACACTTGTGCTATATTTTCTGTTGCCAAACTTGTCAACTaagaagctttctgtgttgtttgttcAGCACAGGGTGAACTGAAAGCAATGGGAACAAGTCTGGCGGAAATAATGGTTTAGCCTCAGTCTATCCCCACTGTTTTGACGAATTGACAGCTCCTCTAGAAGACAACAGTAATATCACCGAAGGGGATAACATGCAGTCTAAGAAAAATGTGCAGCTTTGGAGCTTGTCTccaagcaataatcgtcatccatCTTTTGTGTACCTTCTTTATGCAACGCTCCACTCCCGGTACGTTGTGCACATATCAGCGCAACATAGtgttcctgacaggaaagtatAGCGAGTGTAGCGTTTTAAAGGAAGAAAACACATACAAGATTATTGTTTGGGAACAAGGTAAGCCTCAAAGGACGTAAaaattttttagagtgtaggctcAGCTACCTGTGAGTCATGAGTAATATGAGCCAATCAGGTTCTCAATGGTTTGAAAAGGTGGTGTAAAGAGTTATGCTAACTCCAACTTGTTTCATTGGCTTTGATGAACTTTTTCATCTCTCTCCCCACTCTGCCCTCCTAATGCCACATACCACAGTGCTGTTTGACTCTCTTGCTACAAATTCTGCTAATAATGGCTGTTGCTGCCTTGACAGAAGACATTTTGTGGCGTTGAAGCATTGGCACCCGGCACAGGCTCTGCCCATGTTTCTCCTTATTTCTTGTCGAAGACAGGCAGTTAAGCTTGTAAAGCACAACATTATAGGCATTAAACAAAGTAATTTTGTTTGGCATTGTCATTTCTTTAATCAAAAGCTTTTGGAGCACTTGGCCCAATAGAAAGTCAATATGGCACCTCCATATTGTGCAGACAGATGGGTGAAATGTATATTTCCTTAAGTGCTATAAATGTTGTGAGCTATCACTTGCAGAGGTCCACAatctttgctgttttttttttttttcaacaagcaTACACGGGCTTCTTATCAGATGCATGAAATCAAAGCTGTATTTGTCTGCAATCAAGCTGTAATTTCATTATCGTAGCATCCATGCTGTAAACGTGTATCTATAGAATACAAATGAACATCTATTAATGCCTTGTATATTTACACTGATGGTACATTTATTACTCGGAAAAGTGCTCAAAAGCTGGTGTTACCAACTCAAAtattcaagtatgcaaaaccaactcgaccacatcaagcttctgctgcaacTCAAATAACCTGTGAACACGAGCATGTACGCTTTGGGCACTACTAAGCATCAGACTTGAATGGATATTTTTGTGTCAGGTGGGGCCCAATGCCCATGACCACAAAGAGTCCAATCTCTACACACTGTCATGGGTCGCAGAACCTGCCCAGACTACCACATCTGTTACACAAATTATTGGTTGATTACCCTGACCTTTTTGCATCCATATCTTTTTCTGTTGCTTGCCTGATTGTTCCTTGCACCAATATAATACTGTTGGCATGAATTTACATGTACATAATTCATCCAATTTTGTTGTTTCACTCAGTCACTTTTGCTTTTTCTACAATTCTTTTGCAGTAATGCTTAACCGACCAGCTAATTTTGCCACACCGGTTTATCTGTGTCGCTATCGTGgaagtgtatgtatgtgtatatatatatatatatatatatatatatatatatatatatatatatatatatatatatatatatatatatatacacacacacacataaataaaTGTTACAGAAGCATTGTGTTGGTGTAATGTGTGGATTCACCACACAGCATATCCCCGATGCAGCCACCAATTTGCAGTTTACGTCTCTCAGATTAGCGTTCACAATGAAACGACTGAAGTCTCAGCACAGTTCAATCCTCACTGGCCTagctcagtggctacggcattcTGCTGCCGAGTGTGAGGTCGCAGGTTCAGTTCTCGAACGCACTCTGATGGAGGTGCAGTGTAAAAACGCTTGTGCACCATGCTTCAGATGCGCGATtcagaaccccaggtagtcaaaactaATCGGTTGCACACCACCGCAGCGTTTCTCATATACCTAGTTTTGCGTGGCAATGTTAAACCCTTGAATCCATCAATCAACACAGATCAATTGCTATTCTTCAGGGGCTACTGCAGCAGACGTCTTCGCCGTCTGCGCAAGTCGCTGCACTTCCTGCAGGGCAACAAGCACCGGTACCAGGGACGCGAGGTGACGGATGAGCTCCTTGGGGGCGGCGATGCCCGGTACCTGCTCATGATCGTTGTCCAGTGTGAGCGGGCGTGGGCGCATGCCATGCAGCTGCGTCAGGAGGCCAACACAGAGCCGCGCAAGCGGTTCCACCTGTTTGGCCGTCTGCGCAAGGCTGTCAAGCATGCACAGGTGAGTACAGGCTTGACTATGGGCAGTCACTTGGCTCAGCCACATTGTAAACCATCATATCGGCATACAAAGCTTACACATCATCCTTCACTTGTATTGCGGTGTTAGCGAGTACCTTACGTTTCTTTTACATCCTTGCTTTGGAAGCTTTTGAACCTGTTTTGTGTTAAACAATCTTCACGGATAGTCCCAATAAGTGACAAGCCAATAGAGTTTGTAAATAGTTTAGCAATAATTGTTATAGTGAGGCACCGAACTCAATCTATAAAGATTTCTTAAGACATTCAAGTGGTCAAGACATGCTCTTTTGAGCAACGTACCCTCATCCCTATGCACTatagagagaggagagagaggggggggaaaggaaaggcagagaggttaacccgACTGAGtacagtttgctaccctatacatgGGGAGGGTGATGGGCAagtgtaagagagagagaaagcatgaGTCTATGTCGCACTTTCAAACTAAAATTAGATGCAGTGCGCTAGCAGACAGGGCAAGAAAATAGGAAGTTTCCTTAAGACAGCATCAAGAAAAGAGCGATATCGACATACTGTGACAAAGACAGCAATTTCTGTCGCTAACCAGGTTAAATGGACAAAAGATTAAGGATTAGCTTTTCAGAACTCTTATGATTTCTTGATTACAAATATTACATgcctctatattttttttatttggagaAAGAAAAGTGTTTCAAGACATTAACCCTTtgcttttcgcttcactttgtcaGTAACCAGAGTTAATGCCTTTCGTCACAATATCTAACCAGATAAATATTTGTTGAAACCTAAAGTATGTTTCCGTAACACTCGGAGGATTTATGCTTGGCTTCACCAATGATGCATAGAAGTGACAGCAACTAAACTCCGTGAAAACCAGTACAACCGCATTTGAAGAACTGCCACAATTTCCGAGTCATTTTCCTATCACATGTGTTTTCAAATGCAGGCCTTGGAAGCGCTGTGTACAGCTTCGACAAGATGTGATGCTCGTTGCAAGCTGGAAGCTCAGGCCTATTGCGCTTATCTGGAGGGAACCCTGCACACTGAACTGCAGCAGTGGAAGGTGAGAGTTCCACACACCTATTAGTAGTGTTCACACTAACTGTTTGATGATTAGCGTCAACACTGTGTTTATTACGCAAGCTTAACATGCAGTGTGACACTCTCAGATGATATACAACCATCGGCACCTGTAATCCTAGGATTTAAACCTAGACACTAAGTGTAGTGTGAAGTTTCTCCCATGTACCAGCGCTTTGTGTAGTAAAGCTTGTAAGAAGGGGAGCATAGTTCTGTTTACTGCAGTACATAAGCTGCCAAATATAATTACAATAGTCAAACTACTCACTAAAAGCAGTTGGTCAGGGGCTCAATGTAAACATGCTCTGAAAACAGTGAACCTTTCCTGGGCAATATAATCTTCAGCCTCACTGTGCTTTAAATCCTAACTATAGCTCTTTTCCAACTACAGAGCAAGAATATGGAATTAAATGCTACGTATACCAACAGGCAAACCTCTCCGTTGTACATTAAAACAATATCTGCCTTTAATTAAAAATGCAAGTCTTTCAGCACAGAAGAGGCAATTCTGGATTTGCCAGCAGTACAGACTTTAGCTTTGCTTtcagttttttgttgttttttttataatttagGGCTGTTTACCACTCCATTCTGTAGCATCCTTATGGACCTTGAAGGTATCGAAATAAGATaaacaaaattaacaaaaaagCAGAATTCCCATTTTGCTTGAGTGTTAGCCAAGCAGAATGTGAACCGGTGTCTCCCAGCATGCTTGTTCTTTTGTTGATGCTAGCCGCACCCAACTGATAACTCTGCATTGGGCTTGCCTGAAATACAAAATCTGCACTACTATGCAAGAATTGAGTGCATCACTTTTGAGTTGACTAAGCTGCGAAAATACTGTGCTTGCGCTTCATTTCCTTGTCTCGAGGTaaggccctgaaacacttttttatAAAACCTGAGTCGTATGCTGGAGTGAGTGCACTGTTTTTCCAAGCAGTGTAATATGTTCCTGAAAACATTTTTTAGAGGGACCAATAATGAACAGATATGCAACGAGTGCATTGTCTACTTGCCCTGTTCCCCCTTCAACTCATCAATTCCTCCCAGTTGGGGCAGTGACGTAGGCAAGAAAGAAATAAGATGGATGCCACGTTCTTGCGGGAATCAGCATAAAATAAAGCTTTCTTTGATGTTTAGGCAAATGTAAAGCAGCTGTTATGTGTACGTAGTGTTAGTTATGGAAATATTTTTACAAGATGGCACACATAAAATGTAATTTGACGCAAACATGATATATACTAATGGTGCAGATGAAGAGGGATGTTTATTCAAATGTAGTGCAACCACGTAGATGTTAGTACTGTGTTGCCATTTCGCTCGCTTCGCTCTTTCTCCGCGCTCGGCTGCTTCTGTTGCCTTCTTTTACTTATCTGTGGCAAACTTGCCCAGTGACAAAAATTGTTGTCTacttggcaagacagcagccagcaccCACCAATGTAGTGGGgtggagaagaggcaaagaaagctttgcatgaAAAATGCGCCAGCCTCGAAAGCCAGAGGAGAGAACAAGTGATCTACTGCGCAAGATTGTGGGTTGCGTGCTGCATGGGGTGTAATAATATGTTTCACTTGCATCTTCGTGACAGCATTGCCTACAGACCGGGAATTTTTGTTTTCATGCCATGTTCAAAAAAGTGTTTCAGCGCTCCTTTAAGGCATCGTTTGTCACTGAAACTGCCTTTTATGATGCATGTGATGTGAGCAACAGCTATCGAACTTTGTTCCTGCTCTGTTCTGCAGGAAGCCATGGAGAGCTTCAGCAAGGCGCAGACCATCTACGAGAAGTTGGCCCAGGCTCTCGGAGAGATTCCGCGCGCCCTCTACCAGCAGCGGGTGGACGAGCTGAGCCCAAGCCTGCGCTACTGTGCGTACAACATCGGTGATGAGACGGCCATCTCGGACCTGAAGCGCATGAGGCTTCAGGGCAACGTTAACATGGGCAACGAGCTGGATGTACGTTGACCTGCCTTCGTTTGCTTAGCCCATAAACCAGCAGTAGGCATACCATGGAACTCCGATTACAGTATAACCTCGTTCGTACgagttgggaaaaaaaaaagtgacaacaAATGTACTGACCGACCGGGAATATGTACGATCCAAAGTCACCgaaaaatttggcagactcaactgtagttaaAATCAACACGATGCCTAGCGTTGCGTGAATCGTTGCCACATGAGACATCGACGTGTGGCGAACTGGTAGAGCCCGAGCGGCCCGAGATGCGCATTGTCGTTTTTGCGGCTTCGACAACTTTATGTTTGTGCCCCTCGAATTCGGTCTAGGTCAGCAGCTGCTTGGGTTGGGTATTTTGGCAAGCAGTTTTGGCCCGCCCACTTGGCAAAAACCATTGCTGCACAAGACAACTGACGCAGGGTAGCGCCTGAGGGTCCCAAGATGTGCATGGTTTTTAGCCTATTGCGTAGTGTTTTAAGACTGTGATGGGAAACTGAAATGAAATCAAACCGATGGGTGACGCTGGAGTGCAATGCAAAACATGGTGGTCACTTTGCCGTGCCTGCAGCATGGAACTGCGTTACGTTTGGGTTATCACcaattaaaagcatgcagtatggtTCCAACAGCAGTACGCCACACGCATTGTGAAACAGATAGGGGAAAATACTTATCTCAGTAATGTTGGCAGTGATAACTGTGAATGCGACATGTGATGATGCatgaggagatttgctggtaccagaagaGGAAACAGTACCTGCTGGCATTTTCACATGACATGGGCGGGCGAGCACTGTGGGGAAGCTGCTATGGCGGGCGCCTATACTGCTCTCCGTCGCGCGTGCCTTATatattttcttgttcacatgggttCTGGCGGCTGGAAAACGTATCATGCAATCACACTTTGGCTACGTACTGAACGCTTGTGCCAAAAGATGGTGTTTTCTGCAACGCTTGTGCCAAAAGATGGTGTTTTCTGCAAGGACATTAACCAGTAAAAATTAAGCATGATTTTTTTGTATCTCTATTGCGAACGCTGACGCCAGGATATTGCACGAAACGGGATCGTTATGCTGAAAGGGATTTCACTGCGATCCCTGTCCTGAAAGGTCTAATTGCCCGTGTGACTAACCTCTTTAGAGAGATGCAAGCTGAGGAATATAAGATGTGAAAAGACGTGAAACAACGTACTGTAACGTAGTCATCGTGCTTGGACTGACAAACCAACATGCACTTTTCTGCAGCACCTGATCGAGCAGGCACGTGAGAAGCAAGCAAGTAGCCTGTCGGAGGTGACGTGGCTGGGCCGCACGGTGCCCGTACGGCACGAGAAGGTGCGCCTGTTCCTGTTGGCTGCACAGGAGGCGCCCCGCGAGCTGGCGCAAGCACCCGACATCGAGGCCAAGATTGCCGTGCACGAGCGGCTGCTTTTTGACTGCAAGGATGCACTGCAGGTAACGTGGCGTTCCAGTGCTTCATCATGTTATTATATCATGCATTTGCTATTATATCGCTATTGCTGTTGGTGAGCTTTGAGTGTTGCTTGATTTTCTGGGTGCAAGCTTGCTGATTAAAAAAGTTAACACTGACAATGGGACAATACAAGTCACTACAATGGGACAATATTGTAGCTGCGTCTCATTTACACGTGTGGTTGCTATCTTTGATGAGCTTTTATTCATTGTGAGTTATCATTTTCCCTATTTAGTTCCTGAATCAGATATACCCTAATGttaaatacagtcaaacctcaacaTAGCAAACacagatataacaaattattgggtATGGCAAATTCAATCTAAAATATGCGATCTCACTGATATCAGCATGCATGCTTCTAACAAATATCACATATAGCGAAAGTAATTTCGTGCCACATGAGGCTTTGTTATAAGAAGGTTTTTAGTGCATCAGGTGCACAGATGGAATTCTCAGTTTCGATTGTTGATGGATGTGAAAACATTGGTGCACTGAGATTTCAGGGCTTGTTCGAGAACAATAAATGGACAAAGTAATCTGGAGAGCCTCCACGAACTGACTTTCGTTTTTACTTACGTTAGCCAGCACGTGCTCCTATTCATTCCCTCATCCGCTCACACCTTTCATTATTTGCAAATGCACTGTGAAATGAATGTGAAGCAAGCATAAGTCGGTGTACTCGTGAGTATGCAGACCTATGATGTAGGTACAATAGTTGCCACTGGTCACATTACTCGATGTGCACCGCATTGTGTCCCGAACGTAAGCATGTGATCTCCCTGCTTCGACTGACCAGCTCCTGCGTGAAGACCTGCGTGCCGAAGGAGGCGGCGGTCTTCAGGGCAAGGGCCCGGTGTCTGCACTGCAGCTGCTGCACTCGTACCTGGTGTACCTGCGCCAGCGCACCACGGTCGAGCGCAACCTGCTGCTCATACGTCAGCTGGCAGAGAATGAGTCGGGCCCGAAGAAGCCCCAGGACCTTGTCCGGCCGTACGAGATCATCGTCCAGGTTAGTCTGCATGACAATGTACAAAGGACATTCACAACAGTGGGCTGATAGTGAGTTGGACAGTTTGCCTTGCTTGTAGTACACTGCTAACTCAAAGTGTTTGAGTAGTATACGGCCATGGAATATGAAAACTAGTCACACTTAATGGAAGCAGTAGGCAAGGTGCCTCAGTCCTCTGCAGTAGGCGATACAAAACATAATCCATTTCTCCAACCTCTTCTTCCTTTGTTCAGTGTACTCTGCAGTCCTTTCACAGAGTCACCATCCGCTGCCCCAGGAAATGCTTTGACCATTTGCGTGAcagttttatttacataattTCTGATTGCTGTCTGCATTTCCCAAGTAGTTTCTTTGAGTGAATGCTTGAACTTGACACAAAATTTAATGCAGATTTTCTAGTGTGCTTCTGTGTAATGAATGCTGCAGTTACACAGTGCTCATTGTGATAGAGGTGTTAACAGGCACTTTGGTGACTGGTTTCGTAAATCACGCTGTTGTTTTACTGCACTTGTGTTTTATTTTACATCAACTATTGCACTTGCCTTTTCATTTACGCCTACCCTCATTGTGCGAGGCTGCGCTAATGCCATCACCATGCAGACTATTCTCATGGCGCAGTACATTGAACCTTGAAACAtctcaatgaaaaaaagaaaagatgtaaaaaaaaaaggtagtgtTGTTAAGCAGCATCCACTATTCTGAGAATATATTTTCAATGTTTTTTGCCTGCAAAGGTATAAATTAAGAGACAGTATCAACTGAGAACATGGCAGCATCAGCCTACTGATTTTGTTACACATCACATCAAAACAATAACTGCCACTCATTGATTAATTGTGCCCTCGTTCTCCACTGTTGTCGCAGTGCTTGGGTGAGATGCTGCAGCTGCCAGGTGTGGAAGAGGGCTCAGACTTTGCAGAGCAGGTCCAGGCGGAGCTGCTGCTGTACAAGGCGCACCGGGTCCGTCACATTGGGCAGGCACTGGCTGCGGCAGGCCGCTACCCAGAGGCAATGGCGCTTTACCGGCGTGGTCGCGACTATGTCCAGCAAGCCCTCGCCGTCTCATCTCATCTGAGCAAGGCAAGACCATGCAAATGCTTGCAATTTGTGCACGCATGACTATATAAGGCTTGGGCTTCTTGGTAAGACAGGTCGTATTCACGAAATGCACACAATGAAAAACACATCATATGAAAAAACAGGCAATGTCAGTGGAAATGTCAgctgacatattttttttatatatttacgaTTGTGACTAACAAGAAGCTCAAGCCCCTCAGATCCACTTATTTTTCTCGCTTAGGGAATCACAGCCGTAGAAAagaacaaacaagcaaaacaCTTGTGTGTTTGTCCTTCTCCATGCCCTCTCTTTGTGTACACCAGGAGTGTAAATCCACAAAGCTTTTGAAGAATAGGACACAGAGAAGGACAAACACACAAAAGCACTTTGCGCATTTATCCTTTTCTGTCTCCGTGTCTTTTTTCATGTGCGTTTTGTAAGTTTTTCAAGAGCATGAAATCACAAGCTTTTGATGCTGTAGCATTCAGTAGCTGGAAGATAAGTAGATGATGACGTTGTGTAGATGAGCTTGTGCACACAGGTACGAACTAGCTTTTCAATCTTGTCACAATGAGAGGGAGTGTATTTTGTGTGTTCAAACTACTATTCTCGATAGAACACAATGCCAGTGCAGTCAGCGTGAAGCAGTTGTATGTGCTTGACATTAATAGACTCTTTGCAACTGCATCATTCCTAATGTATACATATAATGATAGATGTGCGTTTGACAAAGAAAGTGAGAATGTTCATGCATGGTTTCAGAGGTCTTGCCTGCTTATTGGTTGGAACATATTTAAGCTATCACATGTGGCATTTTATTGCCGCTTGTTTACCTCAAgctttcacttcactttgaaacTTTCACTGCAACATACTCATAGTGGAAAGAAAGAGAAGGTTCGACAATCATTAGTGGCAGGCTGCTGCAGTAATTACAATTCAAGAAGAGTGTGATACCGTGATCACGGAAGCTGTACTGTGATAATGTTGATAACGTAGCAACCACGTCTCATCTCTTGTGCAGGAGGCAGTGGCTTCGTTGAAGGAGCTAGACGGCATCCTAGAGGGCCAGGTGTACTCGGTGCATGCTCAAAGCATTCTCGGATCAGAGGCTGAAGCACCCACACCTGAGGACAACAAGGAGGTTCAGGTGGGTAGTAGGGTGTGCTGCACTCAACTGTAATGTCTCTATACAGTTAAGTGCCTCTACAACAAACGCCTTTACATTGAAATGACCTTTGTAACGAAGGAATCATTCTGTCCCGGTTTTATTGTGAGCGGTGGAGTGCGTGATCTTTATAACGAAGTGACCTGAATAGCAAATGATGCCTGAGGCTCCGAGCACATTGTTATAAAGGCATTCAACTGTATATCAAGAAGAGAGGGAGGTTTTAttgaaggaaaggcagagaggtcagctAGAGTGGTGTGTACAGTCGACCTCCACTAATTCGACCTTGACAGGACCGACGAAACTGATGGATTTATCTGGCGAGTTGAATTAGACAAGATGCAGAGAAAATGCCAgaacacactgctgattcatttgatATTTCcccgattctaacatgcccccgaATGAAATGCGCGCCCATTGTCTGTTGTCCAAAGTAGAACACCAACGTAGAGATGATGTTAAAGCTtcaaaacaaaatagaaatctAACGCGCACCTGACCTTTTAGCAATAAAtatgggcaagggtctaatataTGTTACACAGTGGCAACCGGTTTCccaagtcagcttcgccgcactaTTTTTAGTCAATTTTGCCGCAGTTTATTGGTGCTTTGCAGTAAAGCGTACTAACGGTGGAAGGCGGTTTTGTTATTGTGTGCAATTGCACCGCGCAAGCACTTCCCGGCCCGATTttcacgagaaaaaagaaaggcacatgttagaatctggtaaataccgcaatcagacattgtgagctacggttATCGCTTGGAATTCTTTTTAGGGCATGCTGAAAATATGAGTTTTTGACAGATGACGCGTGTTCAATGCGTTCgctgtcccctaagctccgccAAGACAGATGCT encodes:
- the Srp68 gene encoding signal recognition particle 68, with protein sequence MPAEVEKAPGDQASETKPAEEPPKTVLTLEILQIIKDAQQKHGLRHGDYQRYRGYCSRRLRRLRKSLHFLQGNKHRYQGREVTDELLGGGDARYLLMIVVQCERAWAHAMQLRQEANTEPRKRFHLFGRLRKAVKHAQALEALCTASTRCDARCKLEAQAYCAYLEGTLHTELQQWKEAMESFSKAQTIYEKLAQALGEIPRALYQQRVDELSPSLRYCAYNIGDETAISDLKRMRLQGNVNMGNELDHLIEQAREKQASSLSEVTWLGRTVPVRHEKVRLFLLAAQEAPRELAQAPDIEAKIAVHERLLFDCKDALQLLREDLRAEGGGGLQGKGPVSALQLLHSYLVYLRQRTTVERNLLLIRQLAENESGPKKPQDLVRPYEIIVQCLGEMLQLPGVEEGSDFAEQVQAELLLYKAHRVRHIGQALAAAGRYPEAMALYRRGRDYVQQALAVSSHLSKEAVASLKELDGILEGQVYSVHAQSILGSEAEAPTPEDNKEVQLLVDRLDTYLEDKSLTSSKPNIAAFPPPFEPIPCKPLFFDLALNHIEFPSLDDVVDTKKGQGLTGFVKGWLGGWKK